Proteins from a single region of Stutzerimonas stutzeri:
- a CDS encoding helix-turn-helix domain-containing protein, which yields MEKSIYRDENLVLLRMIKQCRTESGLTQAQFAEALGRPQSFTSDIERGLRRLDLVQLRDICHVLGLNLVEFVQRYESELSSKKAGE from the coding sequence GTGGAAAAGTCGATTTATCGAGATGAGAACTTAGTGCTGCTTCGTATGATCAAGCAGTGTCGTACTGAGTCAGGCCTGACGCAGGCGCAGTTCGCCGAAGCGCTGGGCCGTCCACAATCCTTTACCAGCGACATTGAGCGTGGCCTTCGCAGGCTCGATCTAGTGCAGCTGCGCGATATTTGCCATGTGCTTGGGCTTAACCTTGTCGAGTTTGTGCAGCGTTACGAATCTGAGCTGTCTTCAAAGAAGGCGGGCGAGTGA